GCGGCGGACGCACAGACCCCGTCGCCCTCCACCAGGAACAGCAGCGCTTCGCTCTCGATGCCCTCGATGCACAGATGACACGAGGCCGCGACCTTGCGTGACCGGTCGACGGTCCCGTCGGGTCGGGTCGTAACCCCGGTCTCGATGACGCCGTCGATCCGGGAGCGCAGGCCGTCCGCAAGCCGGTCCCGCAGGGCACCGACGCGGGCCACCGTCTCGGCGCGGGTGGCGACGGCCTCCTCGGCCGCGACACCGAGGCCGACGATGGCGGGAACGTTGTGGGTTCCGCTGCGCAGACCCCACTCCTGGCCGCCACCGACGATGCGCGGGGACACCCGCACCCCGCGGCGAACGACGAGCACGCCCGCTCCCTTGGGCCCGCCGAACTTGTGACCGGTGATCGAGATCAGGTCGGCCACCTCGGCGGCCGCGGCGACGTCCAGCCAGCAGAACGCCTGGACGGCATCGGTGTGCAGGACGGCATCGGTTGCCCGGCGACGGACGACCTCGGCGACGGCTTCGAGTGACTGAACGACGCCGGTCTCGTTGTTGGCGAGCATCACCGACACGAGCGCGACGTCAGAAGTGGACGCGAGGACCGAGTCCAGTTCGTCGAGATCGAGCGCCCCCGAGGCATCGACGCCGACGACACGTCCGCCGATCTGTTCCACGGGCTCGAGGACCGCGTGGTGCTCGACGGCGCTGCACACGGCCACACCGGCGCGCCGGGCCATGGTGCCGAAGACGGCGAGGTTGTCGGACTCTGTGCCCCCCGAGCAGAAGACGATCTCATCGGGCCGGGCGCCGAGCGCAGCCGCCACGCTGTCGCGGGCGTCGTCGACGGCGCGCCGGGCCTCGCGGGCGACGACGTGGCTCCCGGACGGGTTCCCGCACGCATCGCGCAGCCACGGAACCATCGCCTCGAACGCGGCTGGCCGCACCGGCGTCGACGCGGCGTGGTCGAGGTAGGCCGACAGGGCGGGAGCGGCACCATTCACGACTCAAGCCTACGGTCGGGTCGTCGTCTCGGTCGGCACCGGCGTGAGCGCCACGCCCGACGCCTGGCTGCGCTGGTAGGCGGCGGCGACCGACGTGAGGAACAGCTCACGGGAGGTCTGGCCGAGCGGCACCCGCAACTCCGCGGCGACGGCTTCGGAGATCCGCCCGGCGAGATGGTCCCGGGCACCGCTCTCGAGCGTGTCCCGGCGCAGCAGGAAGTTGCGTATCAGGACGTACTGGGCGGGGGTCAGCGCCGACACGTCGAGGCGGGCCACCCACTCGAACCAGCCGGCCGGTGGGTCGAACCGTTCCGAGGCGGTCCCCGTCGACGCCACGAGCCGCTCACGCAGGACGACGGTGCCCGCCGCCATGTCCCCCAGGCGTTGGCGACGGGTCGAGACCAGCGTCGCCACGATCGCCGTCGCACCGCCCGGCGGAATGATGAAGTCGACGAGGGTGAGGAGAGTCCGGATGACGGCGTGGCGCAGGGAGATCGGCCCGCCGTCGGTGGTGCGGACCCGCAACCCGAGGGCGGCCTTGCCGGGCGTGCGGCCCTGCCAGACCGTTTCGACCACGATCGGCAGGACGAACAGCACGACGAAGAAGCTGATGACGACGGTCACCACCAGGGGCGGCTCCGTGTCGACGAGGAGACCGACGGGAAGGATCGTCCCGGTCAGGATCACGGCCTGGATCAGACCGTCGATGATGCGGGCGAAGGCCCTGGACCCGACGTCGGCAGCCGCGAAGTCGAGAACCACCCCCTCGTCGGTGACGAGCCCACCGTGACCGCTGTCGCTCACCCGGGGAGTATCGCAGGGCGACCAGCCGCGCCGTGCCCGACACCGGACCGGACCAGGCTGCCACGGCCCGGGGTGACCCTGGGCGGTACGGTCTGCGGCGGTGGATCTCGACCGCTACATCGCCGATCGTGAGCCGCAGTGGGAGCGCCTGGCGGAACTCGCCCGGCACGCCCGGCGGGGGCGCACGCTGACCGTCGCCGAAGTCGACGAACTCGTCTCGCTGTACCGCCGCACATCCACCCACCTGTCCCACGTGCGCACCTGGTACGGCGACGCTGCGCTCGAGAGCAGGCTCACCCGGCTCGTCGCGGAGGCAAACGCGACGTTGACGGTGCGCTCCGGGGGCGGCGCCCGGGGCCTCGCGCAGTTCTTCACGGTCGCGTTCCCCGCGGCCGTGTGGTCGAGCCGACGCTTCGTCGGGATCTCCGCCCTTCTGGTGCTGGTGCCGGCCCTGGCGCTCGGTACCTGGATCGCCAACTCCGAGTCCGCGCTCGAGGCCACCGCCGACGAGGCCGTGCGTGAGGCCTACGTCACCGAGGACTTCGAGGAGTACTACTCGTCGGAACCGGCCGCGCAGTTCTCCACCGAGGTGCTCGTCAACAACATCCAGGTGTCGTTCCTCGCCTTCGCGCTCGGCATCGTTGCCTGCGTCGCGACCGGCTACGTCCTCGCGTTCAACGGCGCCAACATCGGCGTTGCCGCCGGGCTGTTCCATGCGGCGGGCGAACCGGGGAAGTTCTGGGGTCTGATCCTGCCCCACGGACTCCTCGAGATCACCGCCGTGATCGTCGCGGGCGCGGCGGGGCTGCGGATCGGCTGGGCCGTCATCGCGCCCGGGGACCGTCGGCGGGGAACCGCCGTGGCCGAGGAGGCACGGGTGGCGGTGACGATCGTGCTCGGCCTCGTCATCGCGTTCATCGTCGCCGGGGTGATCGAGGGTTTCGTCACGCCGTCGTCGCTGTCCACGTGGCAACGCGTCGGGATCGGCGTGGCCGCCGAGGCGGTCTTCGTCACGTGGGTCCTCGCCCGTGGCCCTGCTGCGGTTGCGGCAGGATGGTCGGGGCGCCTCGGCGAGACGGCCGAGGACCTCGCCGCCGGACCGGACGGCAGCGGCGACAGCGACGGCGACGCTCAGAGCCGGCCGGTGGCCTTGATCGCCAGATAGGACTCGACGATCTCGACGGCGAAGCGGTCGGGCGCGGCGTCGATCACCTCCACGCCGAGACCCTCGAGTCGGGCGGCCGACCGGTTGCGTGCGGCCAGCGCTCGCTCCCCGGCCACCCGTTGATGGAGGTCGGCGGCGGCATCGACCGAGCCGGTCGGCGACCCCGGGGCGACGGCCACCTCCCGTGTGGCGGCGACGACGAGCAGGTGGCGGCCCAGGACGGTCGGCAGCGCCGGCAGCAGCGAGTCCTCGACGGCCCCGTCGACGAGGTCGGTGAACAGGACCACGAGCGTGCGCCGATCCAACCGGGACAGGGCGCCACGGACGGCGCCGGCGTAGTCGCTCTCCACGAGCGCCGGTTCCAGATCGAAGAGCCCCTCGGTCACGGCCCGGACGTGAGCCGGGTCCGACGACGGCGCGACGACCCCCCGGATCCGCCGATCGAAGGTGACCAGACCCACGCGGTCGCCCAGGCGGGTGGCGAGGGTGCTCAGCGCGAGTACGCCTTCGATCGCGTGCTCGAGTCGTGGTGATCCGGCGACGGCGGTGGACATGACCCGGCCGGCGTCGAGCAGGCACACCACGCTCTGGTACTGCGGCGTGCGGTAGGTGCGCACGATCGGTCTGCCCCGCCGGGCGGTCGCCGACCAGTCGATGCGGCGGTACTCGTCTCCGGGGGTGTACTCACGCAGAGACTCGAACTCGGTCGCCCCGCCGATCACCACCGGACGCTTCTCCCCCAGTTCCATGCGTCGGGCGGCCGCGATCGCCTGTTCGACCATCGCCCGGTCCCGGAGTCGGGGAACCACCCGGATCTCGGCGGCGGCGCGGACGTTCCACTGTCGGCCGACGAGTCCGAGCGGCCCGGGGCAGCGGACGGCAATGGCCTCGAGGCGGTGGCGACCTCGCCGGTGCGGGCGGACCGGGAGCGTCACCGTGACCGTCGAGCGGGCCGGCACGGTCACCGAGATCCGTCGACGCGCGGCGGTGAACGACGGAGGGAGGGCGTCGGCGAACATGACCCGGACGGAACCTCCACCAGCGTTGGCGACCGTCCAGACCAGATCGGCGTCGGCGTCCACGGTGAGGGCTCCACCGGGTACCCGCCCGACCGTGATGCGGCGGGGGCCTGCCGACGCGACGAAGTCGCCGAGTGCGACCGTGACGAGAGCGCCGTTCACGAGGAGGATCCCCGCCACGAGCGAAACGGGCAGCACGAGCGCGACGCCCGCGGATACGAGCGCGACGAGCGCGAACCGGGCGGTGGGGACCGGTGTCAACGGGGCGTGGCCACCGACGCCAGGACGTTGTCGACTATGGCATCGGCGGTGACGCCGTCGAGGGCGGCGTCGGGCCGCAGCTGGAAGCGGTGACGCAGCGCGGGGCGTGCGACCGCCTTCACCTCGTCGGGGGTCACGAAGCCGCGCCCCGACAGCCACGCCCACGCCTTTGCGGCGTGCAGGACCGCCGTGGCGCCACGCGGGGACACGCCGACACGGACATGGGGATGGCCGCGGGTGGCCCGGACGACGTCGACGATGTAACCGATCACCTTCTCGTCGACGGCGATCTCGTCCACCTCCTCACGGGCGGCAGCCACGTGGTCGGCGGTGATCACGGCCCTCACCCCGGCGGTCGCCAGGTCATGGGGGTCGAGGCCCCGGTGGTGGCGGCCGACGATGTCGGCCTCCTCGCCACGGCCGGGGTAGTCCATCGTCAACTTGAAAACGAAGCGATCCAGTTGCGCCTCGGGCAGCGGGTAGGTGCCCTCGAACTCGATCGGGTTCTGGGTGGCGACGACGAAGAACGGCCGCGGCAACGCCCGCGCCGCACCCTCGACGGTCACCTGGTTCTCCTCCATGGCCTCCAGCAGCGCCGCCTGAGTCTTGGGTGGTGTGCGGTTGATCTCGTCGGCGAGCACCACGTTGGCGAACACCGGTCCTTCGCGGAAACGGAAGGTTGCGTCGCGGGCGTCGAAGACAGACTGCCCGACGACGTCGCTGGGCATGAGGTCGGGGGTGAACTGGATCCGGGAGTAGCGCAGGTCCAACGCCGCCGCCATGGTCTTGACGATCAACGTCTTGGCGACGCCGGGCACGCCCTCGACGAGGACGTGACCCCCGGCGAGCAGCCCGGTCACGAGTCCCGAGACGACGGCGTCCTGGCCGACGATCGCCTTCGCGATCTCGGCCCGGGCAGCCGCGAACCCCTCCCGTGCCGGCGATGCCGGAGGTACCGACGCGGACGTCGCGGAAGGCGGAGCGGGTGCCGAGGCCGGGGGTGGCGGAGCCGGGGCCGGTGGAGGGGGCGCCGGGGCGGGGGGCGGTGGCAGTGGCCGGCCCGTCGCGTCGGCACCGTCGGGCGGCGGCGGAAGATCTGTCACGATCGCGGGTCCTTGTCGTGGTCGGGTGGTTCGGCGGACGGGTTCCGGCTCGGGGCGAACTCCGCACCGTCGGTCGCTGCGACGGGAACGGCCAGCATGGCGTCACGCAGGCGGTCGAGGTCCGCGGCGAGGGCGACGAGACCGTCGTCGTCGGCGACCGGGCGGGAAAAGAGTTCATCCACGTCGTCACGGTCGAATCCGTGTTGCCGGGCCAATGCGGGGGCGAGGCGGGGGTCGACACCGATATCGGCGATGGTGCGCTCCCTGAGTTCCGCGGCGAGAGCGTCGACGGCGACCGTGCGCCCGAGGAGCCGGCCGGTCGATCGGACGAGGGCGGCTCCGTCGGCGACCACGGGCCGGGTCTCGTCCACGACGGCGCCGAGGCGACGACCCCTCGCCCAGGCGAAGAGCACGAAGGCCACACCGAGTTGGATGACCGCAAGCCACACGGGGTCGGCCACGAGGTCGAGCAGGCCGCGGTCGCCGCTACCGACTGCACCCCGTGCGATCACCACGCTGCCACCGTCGACGGGCGCGAGCAGCGCGAGCACGAGCGCGGCGTTGTCGGCCTCGGCAATCCGGGCGTTGATGAACGGGCCCGGGTCGGCGATTGCGACGACGGTGCCGTCTCCCCAGTCGGTCGCGACGAGCCAGGCGGCGTCGCCGTCGCCGAAACAGCTCCGGTTGCCGGCGGCGACCTCGTAGCGGCCCACGGTGTCAGCGGAGATCGTGGTCAGGGCGTCGAGAGCGCCCACGTCACAGGTTCCACGCCCGGGAGTCAGGTCGAATTCGAGGATGCGGGAGGCGGGCTCCGGCGCGAGCGGGCTCGACGCATCGGCCACGACCAGGGTTCCCCCGTCTGCGACCCAGTCACGCACCTCGGCACGCTGGTCGCCGGTGAGGCGGTCACGGAACACGGCCACGACGGTCGTGTCGTCGCGGGGGCCGATCGACTCGTCGACCTCGCCGTCGGCGGTCTCGACGAGACGGACCAGGGCACGCAACCCCGCAGGTCCGGTGCCGTCGGGATCGAGCACTCCCCCGTCGTCGTCCTGACCGGCGATGGCAGCGAGAACGAGCGCTACAACGAGGACGAAGCCCCCGATGATCACGAGTGGGCGCCGTTCACGCATCGGTCGGCTCCCCGCCGCCTGACGAGTGGGCGAGCGACCTGTGCCCGGCACCGGACCTCACGGCTCGTGCCACCTCGGCACTTCGCGAGGCCTGCTCCTCGTCGGCGGTGCGGCCGGCGTACCAGACGGCCTCGAAGGACTCCGCGAGAGCCGAGAAGTCGCCGGAGAGTTGTTCGGCGTCACCCGCAGGGTCGGCGCGCAGGGCAGCCATGGCACGTCGCTGCTCGCCCGCGGTGACCCCGGGCCGCTCGCGCACGAGGCCGGCCCCGGCCAGGCTGCCTGCGCCCGCGCGGTAGTCCGCCCTCACTGCGTCGCCCCAGCGGCATTCGCGACGTGCCCGCTCGGCTTCGGCCCACCAGTCCACGTCACGCTCCTGGGTGGCGGTCACCACCGCGGACGGTTCGACCGGGCGGTTCGGAGCACGGCGGGCCACACGGACGCGCCGCCGGAAGGACCACACGGCGAGGACGACGAGACCGACGAGCGCCGCCAGGACCAGCAGGCCGAGAACCGTCTGGCCTCCTTCGGCCCCGAGGCCCTCGGCCAGGTCACCGAGCCGGGCGCCGATCCAGTCCAGTATCCGCTCCGGGACGGTGCGGGAGTCGCTGAACTCCGAGGACGCCAGGATGTCGGCCGCGCGGTCCCGGGCGGTGTCGGGATCCCTTCCGGGGCCGGGCTCGGGCAGGACCGCCGCGTCGATGCGCAGCGCCGCGAGCGCACCGGTGAGCGCGCCGACGCTCACGGGGTGGGCCGCGCGGCGAAGACCTCGGCGACGCGCATCTCCACGTCCATGCCCTCGCGTCGGATCCGAAGGTCGAAGTACATGACGACAGCCGTCGCCGCGACGAACGATGTCGTCAGCAGGCTCGTGATGATCCCGGCGATGGCCGAGATGATCCAGCCGACGTCGAAGCCGACGAACAGGCCCACGGCGACAGGCAGCACGGGCAGGACCCACCCGAGCACCGTCGCGACCGTCGCGACGGCGAGCACCCGCCACAGCGTGGGGAAGAAGCGGCTCGAAACGAGTCGGAAGGACCGCCCCACGGCCTTCAGCGGGCCGATGCGTTCGACGGCGATGGCGGGCGCCACGACGGCGGTGAAAGCCATCATCACGGGCACGCCGACCCAGACGGCGAGGATCCCGGCCGCCTGGAGGACATGGGCGACGAACCAGCCTGCGAACAGTGGCCAGCTGCGTCGGAACGTCGCGCCCAGGGCACTGGCGGCGCCGCACCGACCCGGGTCGTGCCACCAGACCACGACGTGGGCCACGGCCGCCGCGACGAAGGGGAGGACGATCGAGTCGACCAGCAGCGCCACCATGACGAGCGCCGTGGACCCCCCGGAGTCGTCGACCGAGTCGGGATCCTCGAAGAGGTCCACCAGCGTGGACCCCCCGAGAAGGTCCCTGCTGTACCACGCGATGAGGAGTTGACCGGGCACGACGAAGACAATGGCGATCGCGGCGAAGGTCTTCGGGCGGGCCCGGATCAGATCGAAGGCCGTGTCGAGGACGTCGGCGAGGGAGAGGGGGCGCAGCGGGATGGGGAAGGCCGCCGGCTCCTCGTCGGGCCCGGTCCGCGGCTTCGCATCGCTGCGCGTCGGCTGCATGGGTACGGGTCCCGCAGTGGGGCCCGGGCCGGCAGCCGCATCGGGAGACGCCCACGGTTCGGTCATCAGTGCCATTCTGCTTCGGGAAACACCGCGACGGCGACGACCGTTGCGTTTCGGAGTCGGCATCAGGGCACACGATCGGAGTCGAGAGGCCATGGAGGGGTACGGACCGGGGACCTACGGGCGCTCCTTCGCGGACGTCTACGACGACTGGTACGGCAACGTGTCCGACGTCGCCGCGACCATCCGTATGGTGACGGCGCTGGCCGGGGGCGGTCCCGTCGTGGAGATGGGAGTCGGCACGGGGCGCCTCGCGAAGCCGCTCGCTGCGGCGGGACTGAGTGTCCACGGCCTCGACACGTCACCCGAGATGCTCGCTCGCCTCTCGACGTCGGCCGGCGCCGACCGACCGACGGCCGTCCTGGCGGACATGACGGCGCCGCCGTACCGCGCCGGCACGGCACGCGTCGTCCTGTTCGCCTACAACACGCTGTTGAACCTGCTCGACCTCGCAGACCAGCGGCGCGCACTCGCCGCCGCCGCGGAGCTGCTCGGGCCCGACGGTGTCGTGGTCGTCGAGGCGTTTCTCCCCGCGGACCCCGGCGACGCGCCCTCGGGCGACCTGTCCGTGCGGTCCGTGACCGTCGACCGGGTCGAGTTGCACGTCACCCGCACGGACCCGACGACGCGCACAGTGGCCGGCCAGATCGTCGAGATCACCGAGGCCGGCGGCGTCCGGCTACGCCCGTGGGCGCTGCGCGCCACCACGCCCGCCGAACTCGACCGGATCGCAGGAGAAACCGGCCTCACGCTGGTGAGTCGCCACGGCGGTTGGGACGACGAACTGCTCGACGACGACGCCACCCGCCATGTCTCCGCCTACCGTCGCGCCTGACTGCGACCGCACAACTCCCCGGGGTCAGTTCTCGGACACCTTGGCCATGCGGTGACCAAAGGGGACTTCGTCGAGTACCCCCTGACAGTCGTCACCGACAGCCGGAGCGATGCGGCAGAGCCGCGAGGACTCGCGGCGGACTCGGTACGTCAATCGTCGTCGAGCGGGTAGCTCGAGATCGGTGGAAGCGGCGGCAGGGCCATGGCGTCTGCTAGGAGAAGTGCCTCCTCGTCAGCCTGTTGTGCGCCGTGCTCAGCCAGCGAGGCCTGAGGGCCCCAGGGACGCTGCTCGGTCGGGCGGCAGGTAAACGGGCGAGCGACGCAATCGACCGCGATTAGGTCGTATCGGCCGAAGTCGTCGAAGCCGATGTGGAAGTGGCGGAGGACCTCGGCGGGCCGTCGGTCGCCGAACACCGGCCGCCAGCTTTCCGGATCCTGGTAGCCCGCGGAGAATTCGCCAACCAGTGACGACTCATCGAGAACACTGAGCGCGAAGTGCGTATGTGCCGCCCCGCTGAGCGCCACTTCGGCTGGATCGGCCGCCCAAGAGCTTGTGAACAAGATCTGCACGACCCACCTGAAGTCCAACCGAACGGCCTGGCGATCAGACAGCTCAGATGTCGGGTAGGCCATCACAACTGAGGCCATCCCCCCTTCGAACACCCCCCGGTTGATGACAACCGGTGTGACTGACGAATGGGTAGTTGGGGTACCGGCCACCGTCGCCCACTCCCTGAGCCTTCGCGGCGGAATCAGCATGACGGAAGTGTACGTGAATCCGAAACTGTACTCCTGAATTCGAATGGAGCGACCGACGTCCGGTCAACCGTCGCCGTCGTCACCCCCACAGGCGGGCAGGTCGCCACGAGTCCTCCTGTCCCGAACGGGCCGGGGGCTGTCACGCGGGTTCGGTGTGCGTCGTCACACGGTGTCCGCACATCTACGTCGACGCGCCCGCGGACTGCCCACCTCGTAGCCCTACCGGCATCTTGTAGGCATTGGTTCACCTCAGATATCGCCGCTCGTTCGGGGACGCTGGCGGCAGGTTGACGACCCGCGAAGGTCACGACACCCCATCGATGACCATATGCTTTACCATATGGTCATGGGTAGAAGAGAAGTTCTCGTGCAACTCGACGACGAACTTGTCGAACGTTTGGACCGCCTCGCGCAAGCAGAGCACACCAGCAGGTCCGAACTGCTCCGACGAGGTGCATCCGCAGTGATCGCGGCAGCGGAGCAGCTCGACGCCGACCGGACCCTCCAGGAGGCGTACCGGCGCGTGCCGCAGGATCCAGCGCTCGTCGCTTCGGCGCGTCGCCTCGCGGCCGAGACCGCACCTGAGTGGTAGCCCGCGGCGACATCGTCTGGGCCGACCTCGGCGAGCCAGCAGGCCGACGCCCTGTCTGCGTGCTCAACCGCGACCCGGCGATCGAAGTGCTCACCGCACTCACGTGCGCTCCGATCACCCGAACCATCCGCGGTATCACGTCGGAGGTGGGGGTCGGCCCGGACGAAGGACTCCCTCAGGTCAGCGCGATCAACTGCGACAACCTCGTCACTGTCCCGATCGCTGCGCTCGATCAGGAGGCAGTCGGCTGCCTCGATCTCGACGGACGGATCCGACTCGACGCTGCTCTCCGCTACGCGCTCGCCATCGAGTACTGACGGAGCCGACTGGACGTCACCCAGGTCCTGCCGCCAGGAGACTGCTGGAAACGCTGATGAACGAAGAAGGCCAGAGCGCGTGAACGGGCAACTGCGGGGAGCCGGGTACTGTCGAATCTTCGAGTCGCCGAGCACAGCAAGGACCGCCGACGATGCCCAGCGCAGATGCGACGTCGAGGATCACGATCCGGCCGATGACCCGGCGCATCGGTGCAGAGATCTTCGACGTCGATCTCAACGAGCCGACCGACAGTGACATCGAGAGCATCAACGGCGCCCTCGCCGAGCACCAGGTCGTGTTCTTCCGTGACCAGCCGCTCTCACACGCTGCGCTCATCGAGCTGGGCAGACGGTTCGGGCCACTCGCCCCTCACAGCGGCGTCCCGGGCATGGCCGAGTTCCCCGAGATCGTCGAGATCCACGCGGACGAGCACTCCCCTCCGCGTGCCGGGGAGGACTGGCACTCCGACGTCAGCTGCGACCCGTCACCGCCTATGGGGAGCATCCTGTACCTGCACACCGTTCCCGAGGGCGGGGGCGACACCCTCTTCACGAGCATGTACGCCGCCTACGACGCGCTGTCCGACCGGATGAAGACCTACCTCGAAGGCCTGCGGGCGACCCACGACGGCAACCCCGTGTACAAGGCGATCTTTCCGGACGTCGACAAGACCTATCCCTGCACCGACCATCCCGTCGTCCGCACCCACCCGGTCACCGGACGCAAGGCGCTGTTCGTCAACCCGCCCTACACGACACACATCGACGGACTGCCCGCCGCCGAGAGCGCGGCGGTTCTCCAGTTCCTCTACCGGCACTGCACCAACCCGAACTTCCAGGTCCGCTTCCGGTGGGAGCCTCACTCGGTGGCCTTCTGGGACAACCGCTGCACCATGCACATGGCCGTCTTCGACTATCCCCCGGAGACCAGGTCCGGATATCGCGTGACGATCGCGGGCGAAGTCCCGGTCTGACGGCACGCCGGCCCGTCCGCAGCCGATCGGTCGATTTGGCGGCCCGACCCAAGTTCCTGGAGGCCTGAGATGCCCAAGTCGATCCAAGAGATCCTCGACCACGCCGATGAACTCGCGCAGCGATTCGAGGACTACGAGCCCACCTCCGACGACGAGCGGCCGGTGGAGGAGTACCTCCTCGAACGGGCCGCCCTGGCCCGCGCCCGGGGCGAGCGTCAGATCGTCGACGCAGTCACCGCCGCCCGCGCCAAGGGCGTCCCGTGGCAGCGAATCGGTGAACTCCTCGGCACATCTGCCCAGGCCGCCCAACAGCGATACGAGGCTGTCGTCGACGCAGGCTGACATCGCTCACCCGGCAGCGATCGGGCGCGACCAGTCGCGAAACCCGCTGGCCGGACCGGCGGGGAGGGCCTTGACTGGAGCCTCCACGCACGAGGAGACACCCCCCGATGGAACGGGTCACCGACAAGCTCACCAACTGGGCGAGCGAGATCGACGAGAAGGCCATGCAGCAGGCGCTGCG
This genomic interval from Acidimicrobiales bacterium contains the following:
- a CDS encoding cysteine desulfurase family protein, which codes for MNGAAPALSAYLDHAASTPVRPAAFEAMVPWLRDACGNPSGSHVVAREARRAVDDARDSVAAALGARPDEIVFCSGGTESDNLAVFGTMARRAGVAVCSAVEHHAVLEPVEQIGGRVVGVDASGALDLDELDSVLASTSDVALVSVMLANNETGVVQSLEAVAEVVRRRATDAVLHTDAVQAFCWLDVAAAAEVADLISITGHKFGGPKGAGVLVVRRGVRVSPRIVGGGQEWGLRSGTHNVPAIVGLGVAAEEAVATRAETVARVGALRDRLADGLRSRIDGVIETGVTTRPDGTVDRSRKVAASCHLCIEGIESEALLFLVEGDGVCASAASSCTSGAQDPSHVLAAMGYDRATAAGSLRLSLGWCSTDADVDHALTVIPDAVARLRRPVEV
- a CDS encoding RDD family protein, with product MSDSGHGGLVTDEGVVLDFAAADVGSRAFARIIDGLIQAVILTGTILPVGLLVDTEPPLVVTVVISFFVVLFVLPIVVETVWQGRTPGKAALGLRVRTTDGGPISLRHAVIRTLLTLVDFIIPPGGATAIVATLVSTRRQRLGDMAAGTVVLRERLVASTGTASERFDPPAGWFEWVARLDVSALTPAQYVLIRNFLLRRDTLESGARDHLAGRISEAVAAELRVPLGQTSRELFLTSVAAAYQRSQASGVALTPVPTETTTRP
- a CDS encoding stage II sporulation protein M — its product is MDLDRYIADREPQWERLAELARHARRGRTLTVAEVDELVSLYRRTSTHLSHVRTWYGDAALESRLTRLVAEANATLTVRSGGGARGLAQFFTVAFPAAVWSSRRFVGISALLVLVPALALGTWIANSESALEATADEAVREAYVTEDFEEYYSSEPAAQFSTEVLVNNIQVSFLAFALGIVACVATGYVLAFNGANIGVAAGLFHAAGEPGKFWGLILPHGLLEITAVIVAGAAGLRIGWAVIAPGDRRRGTAVAEEARVAVTIVLGLVIAFIVAGVIEGFVTPSSLSTWQRVGIGVAAEAVFVTWVLARGPAAVAAGWSGRLGETAEDLAAGPDGSGDSDGDAQSRPVALIAR
- a CDS encoding DUF58 domain-containing protein, which produces MTPVPTARFALVALVSAGVALVLPVSLVAGILLVNGALVTVALGDFVASAGPRRITVGRVPGGALTVDADADLVWTVANAGGGSVRVMFADALPPSFTAARRRISVTVPARSTVTVTLPVRPHRRGRHRLEAIAVRCPGPLGLVGRQWNVRAAAEIRVVPRLRDRAMVEQAIAAARRMELGEKRPVVIGGATEFESLREYTPGDEYRRIDWSATARRGRPIVRTYRTPQYQSVVCLLDAGRVMSTAVAGSPRLEHAIEGVLALSTLATRLGDRVGLVTFDRRIRGVVAPSSDPAHVRAVTEGLFDLEPALVESDYAGAVRGALSRLDRRTLVVLFTDLVDGAVEDSLLPALPTVLGRHLLVVAATREVAVAPGSPTGSVDAAADLHQRVAGERALAARNRSAARLEGLGVEVIDAAPDRFAVEIVESYLAIKATGRL
- a CDS encoding MoxR family ATPase, with the protein product MTDLPPPPDGADATGRPLPPPPAPAPPPPAPAPPPPASAPAPPSATSASVPPASPAREGFAAARAEIAKAIVGQDAVVSGLVTGLLAGGHVLVEGVPGVAKTLIVKTMAAALDLRYSRIQFTPDLMPSDVVGQSVFDARDATFRFREGPVFANVVLADEINRTPPKTQAALLEAMEENQVTVEGAARALPRPFFVVATQNPIEFEGTYPLPEAQLDRFVFKLTMDYPGRGEEADIVGRHHRGLDPHDLATAGVRAVITADHVAAAREEVDEIAVDEKVIGYIVDVVRATRGHPHVRVGVSPRGATAVLHAAKAWAWLSGRGFVTPDEVKAVARPALRHRFQLRPDAALDGVTADAIVDNVLASVATPR
- a CDS encoding DUF4350 domain-containing protein; protein product: MRERRPLVIIGGFVLVVALVLAAIAGQDDDGGVLDPDGTGPAGLRALVRLVETADGEVDESIGPRDDTTVVAVFRDRLTGDQRAEVRDWVADGGTLVVADASSPLAPEPASRILEFDLTPGRGTCDVGALDALTTISADTVGRYEVAAGNRSCFGDGDAAWLVATDWGDGTVVAIADPGPFINARIAEADNAALVLALLAPVDGGSVVIARGAVGSGDRGLLDLVADPVWLAVIQLGVAFVLFAWARGRRLGAVVDETRPVVADGAALVRSTGRLLGRTVAVDALAAELRERTIADIGVDPRLAPALARQHGFDRDDVDELFSRPVADDDGLVALAADLDRLRDAMLAVPVAATDGAEFAPSRNPSAEPPDHDKDPRS
- a CDS encoding DUF4129 domain-containing protein yields the protein MSVGALTGALAALRIDAAVLPEPGPGRDPDTARDRAADILASSEFSDSRTVPERILDWIGARLGDLAEGLGAEGGQTVLGLLVLAALVGLVVLAVWSFRRRVRVARRAPNRPVEPSAVVTATQERDVDWWAEAERARRECRWGDAVRADYRAGAGSLAGAGLVRERPGVTAGEQRRAMAALRADPAGDAEQLSGDFSALAESFEAVWYAGRTADEEQASRSAEVARAVRSGAGHRSLAHSSGGGEPTDA
- a CDS encoding methyltransferase domain-containing protein, which codes for MEGYGPGTYGRSFADVYDDWYGNVSDVAATIRMVTALAGGGPVVEMGVGTGRLAKPLAAAGLSVHGLDTSPEMLARLSTSAGADRPTAVLADMTAPPYRAGTARVVLFAYNTLLNLLDLADQRRALAAAAELLGPDGVVVVEAFLPADPGDAPSGDLSVRSVTVDRVELHVTRTDPTTRTVAGQIVEITEAGGVRLRPWALRATTPAELDRIAGETGLTLVSRHGGWDDELLDDDATRHVSAYRRA
- a CDS encoding ribbon-helix-helix protein, CopG family translates to MGRREVLVQLDDELVERLDRLAQAEHTSRSELLRRGASAVIAAAEQLDADRTLQEAYRRVPQDPALVASARRLAAETAPEW
- a CDS encoding type II toxin-antitoxin system PemK/MazF family toxin translates to MVARGDIVWADLGEPAGRRPVCVLNRDPAIEVLTALTCAPITRTIRGITSEVGVGPDEGLPQVSAINCDNLVTVPIAALDQEAVGCLDLDGRIRLDAALRYALAIEY
- a CDS encoding TauD/TfdA family dioxygenase, which gives rise to MTRRIGAEIFDVDLNEPTDSDIESINGALAEHQVVFFRDQPLSHAALIELGRRFGPLAPHSGVPGMAEFPEIVEIHADEHSPPRAGEDWHSDVSCDPSPPMGSILYLHTVPEGGGDTLFTSMYAAYDALSDRMKTYLEGLRATHDGNPVYKAIFPDVDKTYPCTDHPVVRTHPVTGRKALFVNPPYTTHIDGLPAAESAAVLQFLYRHCTNPNFQVRFRWEPHSVAFWDNRCTMHMAVFDYPPETRSGYRVTIAGEVPV